The Coffea arabica cultivar ET-39 chromosome 4e, Coffea Arabica ET-39 HiFi, whole genome shotgun sequence genome includes a window with the following:
- the LOC140005588 gene encoding uncharacterized protein, whose amino-acid sequence MTNIVERLAERQGPGPINQPGAQDRDDDRALERFLKFAPPKFIGGPDPELAENWLERMTNIFAALNYTEEKKVNFVAFQFESVARTWWDVIMGKWERALTPWTWENFMREFNEKFLPPLIQEKREDEFIKLRQGTFSVAEYEGKFTKFSKYAPDLVTNERKRIWHFVQGLNVEIQEGLAAAQISMFTELKDLLERDFIRESDSPWGTPILFVKKKDGRLCIDYRDLNDVIIKIKYPLPHIDELFDQL is encoded by the exons ATGACTAATATTGTAGAACGATTAGCAGAGCGACAGGGTCCAGGGCCAATTAACCAACCCGGGGCCCAAGATAGAGATGATGATAGGGCTTTGGAGAGGTTTTTGAAGTTTGCTCCGCCTAAATTTATTGGAGGACCTGATCCTGAATTAGCAGAGAACTGGTTGGAgaggatgaccaatatatttGCTGCTCTAAACTATACCGAAGAGAAAAAAGTGAACTTtgttgcttttcaatttgagagCGTTGCACGTACTTGGTGGGACGTGATAATGGGAAAGTGGGAAAGAGCGctaaccccttggacttgggaaaaCTTCATGAGGGAGTTCAATGAGAAGTTTCTTCCACCTCTGATCCAAGAGAAGCGGGAGGACGAGTTCATAAAGTTGAGGCAAGGAACCTTTAGCGTGGCCGAGTATGAGGGGAAGTtcactaaattttctaaataCGCTCCAGATTTAGTGACTAATGAGCGGAAAAGGATATGGCACTTTGTGCAAGGActcaatgtggagatccaggaagGGTTGgcagcagcccaaatctctatgTTTACTGAA ttGAAAGATTTGTTAGAGCGAGATTTTATAAGAGAGAGTGATTCACCATGGGGAACCCCAATattgtttgttaaaaagaaagatgggagaCTATGTATAGATTACCGAGACTTGAACGATGTTATTATTAAGATTAAGTACcctttgccccacattgatgaattgtttgatcaattgTAA